The Coffea arabica cultivar ET-39 chromosome 9e, Coffea Arabica ET-39 HiFi, whole genome shotgun sequence genome has a window encoding:
- the LOC113709250 gene encoding transcription initiation factor TFIID subunit 11, translated as MQTMKQSKDPFEVAFEEQEESPPESPIAADENETQTPAAAAASGQGDDVGTSVPPSLPSTTTGAAISIGAAGPIVKSKEEDEEEDEDNMEIELGKFPPSGDPDKMAKMQTILSQFTDGQMNRYESFRRSGFQKANMKRLLTSITGSSKISVPMTIVVSGIAKMFVGELVETARIVMTERKERGPIRPCHIREAFRRLKLEGKVPRRSVPRLFR; from the exons ATGCAGACAATGAAGCAATCAAAGGATCCCTTTGAAGTTGCATTCGAGGAGCAAGAAGAATCACCACCTGAATCACCTATTGCCGCTGATGAGAATGAAACACAAAccccagcagcagcagcagctagTGGTCAAGGAGATGACGTTGGTACAAGCGTTCCACCTTCATTGCCTTCAACCACCACTGGTGCGGCGATTTCAATTGGAGCTGCTGGTCCAATTGTCAAGTCCAAAGAAGAAGATgaggaggaagatgaagacaacaTGGAAATTGAGCTTGGCAAGTTCCCTCCCAGTGGTGACcctgataaaatggccaaaatgcA GACCATCTTATCACAGTTCACTGATGGGCAAATGAATAGATATGAATCATTTCGAAGATCAGGATTTCAGAAAGCCAACATGAAGCGG TTGCTAACGAGCATCACTGGAAGTTCAAAAATTTCTGTTCCTATGACAATTGTAGTATCTGGTATAGCAAAAATGTTTGTTGGGGAGCTTGTTGAAACAG CCAGAATAGTAATGacagagagaaaagagagagggccAATTAGGCCTTGCCACATCAGGGAAGCATTTAGAAGACTGAAACTTGAAGGCAAGGTTCCAAGAAGATCAGTTCCCAGGCTTTTTCGCTAG